The Nitrosopumilaceae archaeon genomic interval GGAGCTACAAACGTAAAATCTTCTGTTAGATGTGATGCATTACTTTTAGATGATGAATCAAAAACTGATACTTATCCATACATGGAAATTAATCAAGAAGATGCCACTATTACACATGAGGCAACCGTAGGAAAGATAGGAGATGAGCAGATCTTCTACCTTATGACAAGGGGCTTTTCAGAAGAAGAAGCACTGACCCTCATTGTAAACGGATTCATCGAACCGTTTACCAAAGAGCTCCCAATGGAGTATGCAGTGGAGCTTAACAGACTAGTAAAAATGGAAATGGATGGCTCTGTCGGTTAGACTGTAGCCTGAAATTTTTAAGAAATGTCCTCATTTGTTCTATCAAAGCTTGGTCAAAATCACATAGACGAAATCTCTGACGCAAATAACGAACCGTCTTGGCTTAAAGAATATAGAAAAAATTCTTTTGCAATATACCAACAATTACCACCAGAAGTATCACCACTGTACAACAAGTACAGCGATGCAAACAAGATGAACCCAGACGAGGTAACATTCTCACTTAGCTCAGATAGTACAGTTCCAGATTTTGTTAAAGACAGAATGAATGAGCTTGCAGACAATCCACACGTGGTACAAATTGGAACAAACATCCACAAAATAAACTTGCCATCAGAATTAAAATCAAAGGGACTGGTAATATGTTCAATACAAGACGCGATAAAAGATCATTCTGATAAAATAAAACAATCACTAGAATCAACTGATCCAAAAACAGACAAGTATACAGCACTAAACAACGCATTTTTTAATTCAGGAATTTTCATCTATATTCCCAAAAACATGATCTTAGAAAAGACAATTCACCTGATTTCGTCACTGTCTATGGACCAGACTTCCACAATATCTCGTAATGTGGTAATAGGAGAAGAAAACTCCAAGGCGTCTATTGTACAAGAGCTTTATGCGCCAAAAAGTCCAAAACAGCAAGCCTATCTTGAGCTGCTAAACGTGCATGTGAATCAGAACACCGAGCTTGATTTAATCACATTACAGGCAATGGACCAAAACGCAGTAAACTTTTCCACAAGAAAGGCAGAAATTTTGCGAGACGGCAGGATGAACTGGTATCTTGGATTGTTTGGCTCACTTCTTTCAAGATATAAAATTGATAACTATCTATCCGGAATTGGGGCAAATGCCAACGACACTGAGGTTGTATTTGGAAACAAGAATCAATCATTTGATATTACATCAAACTTGATACATATAGCACAATCAACTAGTGGACGAGTTCTTGAAAAATCTGTATTAAAAGATACTTCAAAGTCATTATTCAAAGGAATGATAAGAATTGAAAAAGAGGCACACCATACAGAATCCTATCTTGCTGGTCACTCTATCTTACTTGATAAAGGCGCAAAATCTGATTCCATTCCAGGCCTTGAAATATTTACAAACGATGTCAAGGCGACACATGCGGCTTCTGTTGCTCAGATTGATGATGAACAGCTCTTTTACTTGGGTACACGATGCCTTTCAAAATCAGATGCTCAAAAAATCATAGTTGAAGGATTCCTTGAACCACTTTCAAGAAAAATGTCATATCAAATTAGGGCATGGATAACATATCTTATAGACTCAAAATGGCTTGGCCGCGAACTTTCAATAAAATCAGATGATCAGCTAAAGGAGCTCTTGGAAGTTGAAGAGACAAGGTATCGTGAAACAGACATCTTTGGAAGTCATTACAAATACAGGTGAGAATTTTTTGTCAAAATGGATAAAGGCTTGTAGCAAAAAAGAATTGGAAAAAGGCGAGATGCTTGATTTTGATCATGATGATAAAAAAATTCTTTTAGCAAATCTTAATGGCAAAATATATGCCACTGACAGAATATGCACACATGCAGAAGCTGACCTCTCGACTGGAATTTTAAATGATGAAGGAGTGACATGCCCCCTACATCTTTCAACTTTTAATCTTGAGACAGGAGTACCACAAAACCTTCCTGCCGAAGTGCCTCTTAAAACCTACAATGTTAAAATAGAACAAAATGAGATCTATGTCGAGGTTGAATAAATTTGCAAACTAGTGTAATGAATATAGAAAATATAAGAAACGACTTTCCTATTCTAAAACGCAAGGTTCACAAAGACAAACCTCTTGTTTATTTTGATAATGCAGCAACAACACAAAAACCAATCCAAGTAATAGATTCCATTAGCAATTATTATCTTAATTATAATTCCAACATACACAGGGCAGTGCACGAACTTGCAGAAGAATCTACTGCCGCATACGAACTTACAAGAGACAAGATTGCAAAATTCATCAATGTAAAAAATCGTGAAGAGCTAATCTTTGTTAGGGGAACAACAGAAGCAATCAACCTTGTTGCATATTCTTGGGGACGACAAAATGTACAAAAAGATGACATTGTTGTAACAACTGAATATGAGCATCACAGCAACATTGTGCCATGGCAACTCTTGACAAAAGAAAAAGGAGCCAAACTTGAATACATTGGAGTAGATGACAATGGTGAGCTCATACTTGACCAATTAGATACATATCTCGATACTGGAAAGGTAAAGCTTGTAACATTTAGCCAAATGTCAAATGTTTTAGGAACAATAAGCAAGACTGAGGAGATAATAAAAAAATGCCATCAAAAGGGAGTACGGGTACTAGTTGATGGAGCTCAATCGGTTCCACATCTTAAAGTAGACATACAAAAACTAGACTGTGACTTTTTTGCATTCTCAGCTCACAAGATGCTTGGCCCAACAGGTGTAGGGGTGTTGTGGGCAAGAAAAGAATTACTAGAAAACATGGTTCCATTTAACGCAGGAGGAGACATGATAAGAGAGGTACACAAGTATGAGACAACCTGGAATGATCTGCCATACAAGTTTGAAGCTGGAACTCCAAACATTGCAGATGTAATTGGATTTTCTGCAGCTTTAGATTATCTTGATAAGATAGGCATGGACAAAGTACGTGAGCATGAAGTTGAATTAACCAAATATGCTCTTGACAAAATTTCTGCAGTAAAAGGAATAATTCTATACGGACCGCCAGATATCACAAAACGGGGAGGAGTTATTTCATTTAATCTTGGGGATATACATCCACATGATCTTGCTACAATAATAGATGAAGATGGTATTGCTATACGATCTGGTCATCACTGCGCACAAGTTTTGATGGAAAGACTAGATGTTTCTGCAACATCTCGTGCAAGTTTTTATATCTATAATACAAAAGAGGAAGTAGATGTTTTTATCAGGTCACTTAATAGAGCTAGGGAGCTGTTTAGAATTTGAGTAGTGCAGACATTTATCGAGAAATCATTTTAGATTATTATAGAAATCCACGAAATTATGGAAAAATAGAAAATCCAGATATTTCAAAAAAAGATAGCAATCCGTTATGCGGTGATGAGCTTGAAATGCACATCAATCTTAAAGACAACAAGGTTTCTGATGTGAAATTTATGGGAAAAGGATGTGCAATAAGTCAGGCTAGTGCTTCAATGCTAACAGAACTTATCATGGGTAAAGATTTTGATTTTGTAAAAAAACTAACAAAAGAGGACATACTTGAAAACCTTGGCTTGCATGACCTAGGACCTGCAAGAATAAAATGTGCTCTGTTATCTCTTAAGGTTCTAAAGTATGGTATATACTCATATGTCTCTGACAAGCTAAAAGATACAGTTTCTGCTGATAAAATAAAAGAAGAAGCATCAGGTCTCTTCTAAATTGATTACACAATCTACATCTATTCCACTACAAATTAGAAAAATAATTTATGAAAAATTCAATGATACAAACCTGAGATTTACAAACGACGAGATCTTTGAAATACTAAAAGGAGACATTGACCAGTCCTTGACAATTGATGATATGCCTCCGTTTTTTAAACAACTACATAATGACAGCCTTTTAAGACCAATAGCGCAGGATTTTACCACCCAGTGGTACAAACTCTTTGCAGAAGTCGAGAAATTCAAGTGTAATTCATGTGATCTAGAAATACATTTGGGAAAATTGGAATCAAGAATTTGTCCAAACTCTGAATGTAAAGCTACTGTCTAGTTCTGTATCTTTCTGCGGCCTCTTCTAAGGACTGAATCATTGGAAGCTTGACTCCTGTTAAATATAACACCAGTGCTCCACCTGCAGTACTGATGTGATTTATCTTGTCTGCCAAGCCGTATCTTTTGAGCGCTGCAGTAAGATGACCGCCGCTTACAATGGTGGTAGCAAAAGAATCTGCAACTCCCCTAAGTAAGCTCTCAGTACCAAACTTGAAATTCTCATTTTCAAAAAATCCTGCAGGGCCACTCATAAAAACAGTTCCTGCACCATTTATTGATTTTATGTAATAGTCTATCGTCTTTGGTCCAAGATCAAGTATATGGTCACCTTTTCCTAATTCCCGTACATCCATCTCTACTCTGGAACCATCCTTTTCTATTGCAATATCTACTGGCAGTGAAAAAACATCTGGATATTCTCCAATAAGAGAATGAGCTTTTGAAACTACTTCTTCTTCTTGTTTTATACCAAGAGGGAACTTTATTCTTCCTTGTGCCCGCATGAACACGTTTGCAATAACTCCGG includes:
- a CDS encoding non-heme iron oxygenase ferredoxin subunit, with product MSKWIKACSKKELEKGEMLDFDHDDKKILLANLNGKIYATDRICTHAEADLSTGILNDEGVTCPLHLSTFNLETGVPQNLPAEVPLKTYNVKIEQNEIYVEVE
- a CDS encoding cysteine desulfurase; the protein is MNIENIRNDFPILKRKVHKDKPLVYFDNAATTQKPIQVIDSISNYYLNYNSNIHRAVHELAEESTAAYELTRDKIAKFINVKNREELIFVRGTTEAINLVAYSWGRQNVQKDDIVVTTEYEHHSNIVPWQLLTKEKGAKLEYIGVDDNGELILDQLDTYLDTGKVKLVTFSQMSNVLGTISKTEEIIKKCHQKGVRVLVDGAQSVPHLKVDIQKLDCDFFAFSAHKMLGPTGVGVLWARKELLENMVPFNAGGDMIREVHKYETTWNDLPYKFEAGTPNIADVIGFSAALDYLDKIGMDKVREHEVELTKYALDKISAVKGIILYGPPDITKRGGVISFNLGDIHPHDLATIIDEDGIAIRSGHHCAQVLMERLDVSATSRASFYIYNTKEEVDVFIRSLNRARELFRI
- a CDS encoding SUF system NifU family Fe-S cluster assembly protein, which encodes MSSADIYREIILDYYRNPRNYGKIENPDISKKDSNPLCGDELEMHINLKDNKVSDVKFMGKGCAISQASASMLTELIMGKDFDFVKKLTKEDILENLGLHDLGPARIKCALLSLKVLKYGIYSYVSDKLKDTVSADKIKEEASGLF
- the sufD gene encoding Fe-S cluster assembly protein SufD, which codes for MSSFVLSKLGQNHIDEISDANNEPSWLKEYRKNSFAIYQQLPPEVSPLYNKYSDANKMNPDEVTFSLSSDSTVPDFVKDRMNELADNPHVVQIGTNIHKINLPSELKSKGLVICSIQDAIKDHSDKIKQSLESTDPKTDKYTALNNAFFNSGIFIYIPKNMILEKTIHLISSLSMDQTSTISRNVVIGEENSKASIVQELYAPKSPKQQAYLELLNVHVNQNTELDLITLQAMDQNAVNFSTRKAEILRDGRMNWYLGLFGSLLSRYKIDNYLSGIGANANDTEVVFGNKNQSFDITSNLIHIAQSTSGRVLEKSVLKDTSKSLFKGMIRIEKEAHHTESYLAGHSILLDKGAKSDSIPGLEIFTNDVKATHAASVAQIDDEQLFYLGTRCLSKSDAQKIIVEGFLEPLSRKMSYQIRAWITYLIDSKWLGRELSIKSDDQLKELLEVEETRYRETDIFGSHYKYR